One Mus pahari chromosome 21, PAHARI_EIJ_v1.1, whole genome shotgun sequence genomic window, TCCTTGGGGTACTTCTTTGCCTCAGGAGACTATCACTGAAGCCCATTATCCCATCTCCAAAGGTGGGGCTTAGGCCCCTGTCCTTATACCAATTGGGAACTGATTTTTAGAGGTCACAGCTGGTTTGGATTCTGCGGAGTCTGGGCCTATCCTTGTAGATCGTAAGCTGTTGGGGGTGGAGAAGCCTTGTCCTTCCAGACAGGAGCACTGGCCTCAGTGTGGTCTGGACAGTAGTTCTTGTGTCCTGTTGGTTGGCTCGGGACAGTGACAGGCTCTGTACTGACCGCAGGAGTCGTCAGTGGCGAGGACTACGAGGAGGTGGACAGGTACAATCGCCAGGGCCGAGCTGGCCGGGCCAGCGGGCGTGGAGCCCAGCAGAACCGCCGGGGAAGCTGGAGGTACAAGAGGTGGGAGGATTTGCATACCACTGACATTCTCCTGCTGCCACCGCTCCATTGTGGCAGCCGCCAGCCATCAAGCTGGGGATAGGCGTGAGGTCAGTGGGCTCTAGCTAGAGCTCCTGGGCTCCTGAAGGTGGCAACAGTGTTTGCCCAGCAagtagaattttctttcttctttacccCTTGCTAGCGAGAGACGACAGAATCTGGGGGAGGAATGGCCCCGAGAGCAGAGCACAGTTGTGCCAGGAAGTGCCTGCAAAGCATGCCCGTGCCCAGGCTGCAGGCTGAGCTCGGACACTGCCCATCTTAGGTCTTTCCTCACCTCTGTTCCAACCCAGGGAAGAAGAAGACCGAGAAGTGGCAGCTGCTATCCGGGCCTCTGTGGCTGCTCAACAACAAGAGGAGACTCAGAGGGTTGAGGACCGGGAGGAGGGTAGCAGGCCCAAGAAAGAGGAAGCCGCAGCCAGGGTGCCTGAGGAATCCCGTGGCCACCGGCGTCTGCCCCGGGCTCAGGGTGAAGGCTCAGGTAACCCAGTCAGTCCCATCTAATGGTAGCTCCTCGTCAGTATCTCACCTTCCCCAAGCCTTCCATCACAGCCTTACCTGGACTCATCTTATGTCTGCAGGCTCCAAGGAAGCCTCAGCAAATGGTCCTGTAAGCCAAGAAGCCTTCCCAGCCACAGGCCCAGGCCCAGTGGTTGCCCCCTCAAAGTATGTGTGGGAACTGGGAAGGGGAGTGTGGTAGACAGGGGTAGATGTGGCCAAGGCCTGGTGATGCACCTCTAACCAGTTCTTCCCTCCTTGGACCCAGTACCCTCCCACCGCCCAGCCCTGAGCTCAAGGAGGAAGACTTCCCCAGTCTCTgtgcctccagctcctcctgctgcACAGCGCTTACCCCAGGCTCTGTAAGCTTGGCACTGGCTTACCCTGGTCCTCACAGGGGCAAGAAGACCTTCCAGGAAGAGGactttcctgccttggtttcctccGCACCCAAGCCCAGCAGTGCCCCCTCCAGCCTCATCTCAGCTTGGAACAGCGGCTGCAGCAAGAAGGGCAACCTACCCACCCCAGGGCCCCAGGCTGTGGTCGGTGGCGGCCAACCTCCCCggaaggcagggaaggggagcaggggaggcaggaagggtggCCCAGCCCCAGTGGATGAGGAGGATAGTGGTGGCCTCACTGTGCAGGAGCTGCGGAGTGTGCCCACCATGGTGGCTGTGTCTTCTTTGCTGGCACCAGCCACCAACCAGAGTTCAGCCAAGGTTggcaagaagaagaaggtgggCTCTGAGAAGCCAGGGGCCACATCATCCCCACTGTTGCCCCCTGATCATACCCCTAAGCCCTCTGGGACTGAGCAGGTCCTGGAAGCCCCTTTGAGCAAAGCTGAAGTGCCAGTAACCATCGTCAATGGACATTCCGAAGGGTCAGCCCTGGCACGGAGTGCCCCAAAGGAACCTCCAGGGCTTCCAAGGCCCCTCggtcccctcccctgccccatacCACAGGAGGACTTTCCAGCTCTCGGAGGCCCTTGTCCACCCAGGATGCCTCCTCCCCCAGGTATGTGTGCCTCATGCTCTGGGTTCCTTAGGCTTCAGAGAAGTGCTAGAGCCGTAGTGTCAGGCTGGGAGCCTGCACATGGTGGGCACAGGGTACCCACTTCTGTTAGAGGAGACGTCTATGCTGCTGAGTACAGTCTGGATGCAAGTGCCACCTTGAGCTGCCACAGTTGGCACTTTGTGGCACTGCTTACGTAGAGCTCTGGCCCCGAGCCTGCTGTGGGGCTGGATGTGGATGGGCCCCAGCGGTTACTGGGGCTGGACATGCAGAATAACGGGTTTAGTTGGGATCACACTGAAGCTCTTATGTCACCCTGCAGGCTTCAGCACCGTGGTGCTCTTGAAGGGCACAccgcctccacccccacccccacccggccTGGTGCCTCCCATCAGCAAGCCACCGCCTGGCTTCTCTAGTCTCCTGCCCAGCTCCCACTCAGCCTGTGCTCCTAGTcccacctctaccaccaccaccaccacaaaaacgTACGTGTGGTGGGCTGCCTGGCCTTTTGCCACTGGGAGCTGGTGGGAGGGTGCGACCTAAGCCACCCTAAAGGCTCAAGCCTCCATCTGACCTCAGACCCAGGCCAGCACCCACACCACGAGCCTACTTAGAACCTGAGAATTTCCGGGAAAGAAACCTACAGCTCATCCAGTCTATCAAGGACTTTCTGCAAAGCGACGAAGCCTGCTTCAGCAAGTTTAAAAGCCATTCGGGAGAGTTCAGacaggtgaggtgggagtgggtgggggtggcctCCCTGGCCCAGGGTGGAAATGACTGGCTGTGCTTCTCTGGTGGCAGGGGATGATCTCTGCGGCTCAGTACTACAAGAGCTGCAGGGACCTGCTTGGAGAGAGCTTCCAGAAGATCTTCAGTGAGCTGCTGGCGCTCCTGCCAGACACAGCCAAACAGCAGGAGCTGCTGTCTGCACACACTGACTTCTGCAGTCGTGAGAAGCCTCCCAACCCCAGAtctaagaagaacaagaagaatgtGTGGCAGACCAGCACCCAACAGCTGGGCCTGGACTGCTGTGTGTGCCCCACCTGCCAACAGGTACTGGCACACGGTGACGTCAGCAGCCACCAGGCCCTGCACGCTGCCCAGGACGATGACTTCCCCTCCCTTCAAGCCATTGCCAGGATCATCACGTAGCTCCTGCTGGTGAGGGCAGGAGCTGTCACACCCTAGcgcctcccttctccttccttcctcttccccgcTGCTTGGCAGCTAGGTAGGGCCCGGGGAAGGCCGAGGCTCAGGCCTCCTGGTTAGCCAGGCCTGCCAGGTGGACATCAGGAAAGGTCTACCCTGTGCACCATCACTCATAAGTCCTGTCCCGTGCTTGGCTGGGGGTCAGTCTTGGTTTGTGACCTTGTGATTTTGGAATGTGCCAGGGGAGGGAAAGGCTGGGATGCTGGGCCTTGAGCTAGAGCTAGAGGCCTCGGTGGCCCGAAGAGAGTTCTCGTGAGGCAAGCCGATGGCCCCAGAGCTGACAGCTTGGGTCCACTGGTGCTGGAGTCAGATGTCACATGTGTTGTGTAAACAATCGGCTGTTTCATAGAGAATGTTCCGgattaaaaacagacacaaaattgTGCTACTTGAAGTTCAATCTTTTTACAAGTTAAATCTAAGATCTCAAATTGCCTCTGACATTTTATAAAAGACAGTTTATcttcaaataaatttattttgcagTACTGCACACAGCTGGTGTTCTGAGTATCTGCCTCTGAGTGTGTCAGAAAGCCTGGGTACATACTTAATATATGCTATGGTGCAGGGTCTGCCATCATGCAAGGAGGCCTGAAGGACTGACTTAGCCGCAGGGGTTTGTTCACAGGAAGCAGCCGCCTGCCTCAGGTCCCACATGGAACCCTGCTTTCCCAGAACAGGCGTGGCTGTGTACCCATGAAACTgcttttcaaaaatcaaagtcagcaaaatggctcagtgggtaaaggtacttgctgctgcTCTTAACAACTttagtttgatctctggaacccacacaatggagagagagaagtgaccCCAACAGGTTGTCTTGTGCCtagacacacattcatacatatgagACAGGTTTCTACATAactctgggtttgttttgttttcttttaagtttttccaggcagggtttctctgtgtagccctggctgtcctggaactcattctgtagaccaggctggcctcgaactcNcaaatccgcctgcctctgcctcccaagtgctgggattaaaggcgtgagccaccaagCCCGGCTCCCATAACTCTTTAAAACTTACAttgttgaccaggctgacctcaaactaagagatccacctgactccggagagctaggattaaagacggttgctagagagatggttcagtggttaagggcacagactgctctttcaaaggtcctgagttcaattcccagctcacaaccatctgtagtgggaattggtgtcctcttctggtgtgtctaaaggcaGCTAGAGTGCaccattataaataaaataaatacatcttaaaaaaaagacatcactATGCCTAGCCCcaaacataaagttaaaaaaagaaaaaaagtataataaaaattttaagccgggcggtggtggcgcacgcctttaatcccagcactcgggaggcagaggcaggNNNNNNNNNNNNNNNNNNNNNNNNNNNNNNNNNNNNNNNNNNNNNaggccagcctggtctacagagtgagttccaggacagccagggctacacagaaaaactctgtctcgaaaaaaccaaaaaaagaaaaatttttaaaaggaaggatgACGTTATAGTGCAAGAGGCAGGGATAGATAGCCAGGCTTGCTTTATGCTTTATGTATGAGCCCCATCACTAACCAAAAAAAACAGGGACAAGAGGAATGTACCTGGTAGGCAAAGGCTTAGAGAGGTAGAGAGGTAGTTGgagcccctgggactggagttggagatggttgtgagctgccatgtcgatgctgggaactgacatgagtcttctggaagaacagccagtgctcttagaattgctgagtcatccctccagcccccgatttttattttacatgtatgaatgtttcGCCTGCCAAAAGATAACCCTGGATCACTTTGAGCTGGGGGTGTGAGTACTGGGACTTGAGTTGTAGTTGGTTGTAAGCTGAAAATCAAGCCCCAGCCCTCAACAAGAGCAGCAAATACCCTTAACCACAAACCATCCCCAGCGCGCTTCCCCAACCCCTTCATGCGTGTGTGCACAGGGTTGGGGTGTGCATGTAGAAGCTGGgcctttttaaagaaagtatctctcaggctggagagatggcacagtaggTAAGAGCGCTGGTTGTTGAACAAAGGTGACACCAATGGACATGACAGAGTGGATGAAGACAGTGCCAATGGTCGGCCCTGAAACGTAATATTATATGGCCTGAACAAGTCagatttaggaatatatatatgtgtgtacatgtatgtgtacaagaacaattagtgaaaagaagaggccatgaatttgaaggacagTAGAGAGGAGCATATGGGAGTGTCTGaggtaagaaaggaaaggaagagaaaggaaagggagaaagaatctCAAACACCATTTTAAAGAGCTGctgtgggttggagagatggctcagtggttgagaacaccaactgctcttctgaaggtcctgagttcaagtcccagcaaccacatagtggctcacaaccatctataatgagatctgacgccctcttctggtgtgtttgaagacagctatagtgtacttagatataataaataattaaaaaaaaaaaagagctgctgTTGCAGGTTCTCAGGAGCCTCATGGCATTTCACTacagtctgtaattccaggggatctgacacccttttctggcatcTGTAGGTGCCagacaggcatgcacatggtgtacatatatacatttggacAAACATCCACAAAAAAAggttaaattattcttttttggggggggacagttccagacagggtttctctgtgtatccctggctgtcctggaacttactctgtagaccaggctggcctcgaactcagaaatccgcctgtctctgcctcccaagtgctggggttaacgGCGTGCaacaccacgcctggctatttattcatttttagttttttggtttttttttcaagacagggtttctctgtgtagccctggctgtcctggagctggttctgcagaccaggctggccttgaactgagagatctgcctgcctgcctgaatgctgaaattaaaggcatgcaccactattaTTGggtaagattaaataaataatcagGAATTATCCTGGTAGGGACAGGACAGTGTCAGAGGCCTGGTGATGTCTACATATCTGAAAGGACCCTTCCTCTCATGAATTGAGCCTAGCTTTCTCCCATCTAAGAACTAATCGGACCCAACCCTGCTTACCTTCCAAGATGTATTTGAGATAATATGGCTAAAGACAAAGTCTAGCTTCTTTTCTTTccggttttttggtttgtttttcattttgttttgtaggCCAGGCTAACCTTTAACTCACGGAGCtccaactgcttctgcctcctgagtgctgggattcacggagtgtgccaccactgtctagcTTTGCTAACAGAGGACTGAGGAGGAGCCCCAGGGAACCGGGAAATGCTACAGTGATCAAAGTCAGGAGCTTATGACGGTGACCCCTATAAAGTAATGAGGCCGAGGCTCATTCCTGGGTGCCCGTGTATCCTACAGACTTTGCCACCAATCTGGTCTCAAACTGAACACTGGAGTTCACATGGTCTGTCTGAACAGCTCCATAGCGGCAGTAATGCCTgacgagccgggcgtggtggcacacgccttagtcccagcactcgggaggcagagacaggcagatttctgagttcaaggccagcctggtctacagagtgagttccaggacagccagggcttcacagagaaaccctgtctcaaaaaaacaaagaaaaaggaataaaaggtaTTTATTGAGGCTAGGATATAGCTGTGGAGAGCACctgcacaaaaccctgggttcaatctctaaaTCAGAAATGGGCATtgacacaagcctgtaatccaAGCAGTTGGCAGTTTGAGGCAAGAGGGTCACTGCGTgtgttgaggccagcctggtctacacatcaaGTTCTAAGCCATCCAGGGCGCTATAATGAGTCCTTGCTGATCTCCAGACAAATTTTGTGTGGTTCCATGTATATAGACATAAACACGATCATAAATCATAAAGTAGAGGTTACCATGAGTGTGGTGGTAAACATCATTAATTCTAGGAGAGACAGGTAGAGCTCTGTGGGTTTAAaaccagtctggtttacatagcaagatcctgaacagccagggctacatggagagttcctgtctcaaaagaggggcggaggctggaaaaatggctcaatggttagagctaatgctgctcttacagagaactcaggttcagtAGCACCCTGTACCCACAGCAAGCAGCTCACAATGCTTTTAACTCCACTTTCAGGAAGTTTagagccctcttctggtctccatggaccaGAACAAATGTGGTGTAcattcacatagacacatgcacattaaaaaaaaagaaaatccttaggactggtgaaatggctcagcagttaagagcatggactgctcttccagaggtcctgagctcgagtcccagcacccacatggtgggaccATCTATAAAGGTATCagtggcatgcaggtatacatacaccacagcactcatacattaaataaacttttaaaaattcttaaaagggGTAGGGTGGAGAGCTGGGCACAGTCAAAcacatctttctgttttgttttgtttttgtttttgtttctctgtgtagccctggctgtcatggaactcactttgtagaccaggctggccttgaactcagaaatccacctgcctctccctcccaagtgctaggattaaaggccaccaccacctggctcagtcaaacacatctttaatcctatgGTTCCAGAACAATGAGAGCTATGCTGAGAAACCCTacctagaaaacaaaaacaaaccaaatcacagactacatcaaaaaaaaaaaaaaaagaaagaaagaaagaaagagaaaaagaaagaaagaaagaaagaaagaaagaaagaaagaaagaaagaaagaaagaaagaaagaaagaaagaggctaaAAGAGCAGAGGGCCTGCGGCATTTCAGAGAGCCAAGCCTGCCCCGAGTGGCACACTTCACCAGAGCAGCTCTATTAAGGAATCGCAGTTGTGTGGTCTTTCTCTAGAGCCTGGAATCAGCCTGACCCCCACCTTCCTACCCCTCCACTCCTGAATTGTGGGCCCTGATGCCCTGAGACTGCAGCCCCAAcacaggagggagggacaaagaaTGATCCTCGGAGAACCTTACTGATGGTCAATGCACTTACAGTCTTTATTGTAAAGAAGTTGCAGTTGTAACAGGGGACACTGAAAATACACAATCACggattgttctttcagaggagcAGGAATAGATCCATATATACAAAAATTGTAAACATGTTCACTTAAATATCCACATGATTGGTCTATGCTACAACGTACAGGGTTGTCATTCAACTGCAACTCCACAGGGAGGCATTTTGTCTGGAAGAATGAAACATGGCAATGCGTTTGGTTTTTGACTTGATGTGAAAAGCCAGCTTCAAGCAATGCATGAATAGTCTGCTACGCACAAGGACCCACACCTGGTCTGGGCCTTAAAAGGGGATAGAAGATAGACTAGGGAGGGACTGGTTCAGGAAGCCAAAGTTAAGCCATTTACAGGAACGACTCTCTCCAGTGACACCCTGGGCAGATGAGGCCTTTAGTCCTCTCCTCGTAAGAGTCTTGCCTGGCACCCAGGTACCCAGCTGTCTGTTCCCTAGGGAAGGTCTTACTGAAGGGCGGGTGGGTGCCCAGGCCCATAGCTGTCTATACCTTCCTGGCCAGAAACAGCTGGGCAGGAGCCACTCAGAGAGGGGCAGCTTATGGGGGCACTATGAGATGAAACCCGAAGACTTAATCACAATCACAACACCAACAGGGCTGAGCTGCTCTAGGGATCCTgcaagaggaggggagggagcctCCAGACAGGGTGGACCACCATGATAGGAGCCAGGGACATGGGTCTGGGGACAAGGGCCATGATCCCCCACCTAAGGGTACAATTAGTCTCCCTATCCCTGGTCCCCAGAGCCCTTGCACCCTGAGCTGGAAGGCAGCTGGACTTCGGACCTAGAGTGGACAGGTGAGCCCCTGGTTGGCTGGCCCATAAATGGAATGCCTCCCAGGCCAGTCCACTCCAAGAAGTACTGTTTTCTTCTCAGGGCCTTAAGACTGAGATCTCTGGCTAGGGGGGACTTTGTGGGGACAGACCAGGCACCGGGGAGGCTACTCCCCTTGGTCCCAGAGGCCCATAGTGGCCACCTTCTCTGTCCTTGGCACGGTAGGACCCAGAAAAGGTCTCAGGAGGCCTTGAGGCCTACGGTGGTTAAGTGGCCTTCCAGCCCTGGCCAGAGCCTAACACCTACTAATAGGCAGGCACCTGGTACCCTTTGGAGTTAGTGTCCAGGGTCTCAGTGAAGGGTGGGCTCTGGTATGTTTCTGTACCCTCCACACCACTGCCCACTGGGTAGCCTGGGTAGGCCTGGGCAGCCCCAGTACCTAGCTGATCTGTGGCAAAGAGGGACATATCGGTGCCTAGGCGGAACCGCTGCAGGGCCTTCACGGTGAGCGCCACCTGGATGAGGGAATCAGGGTCAGCTGGGGAAAACCTGGAGACAGCCCCAACCCTGCCACCCATGGGTCCCTCACTCACCCAGCTGAGGatggagaagaagctgaaagcGATGGCGGCACGCGCCGCATCTCCAGCCTGCGCGGTGCCTGGCCCTGGCGCTGTTCGTTGCCACTGATTGGTGAGGAAACAGAAGCCTACGAACCACAGGAAGGACCAGACCCCTGCAGGTAGGAGCTGATGATCAGATGGTGCTCCGCCAACAGGACCTCGCGCATTCAGAGAAGGTGCAATGTCCCTTAGGTTCACCAGCAAATTGCCATTCACATGACCTCCACAGCCCCGCCCCCTTCGAAGTCCAGCCTTACTCCGATCTCTTTCTCTAGTGCTGGCCAAGTGCCCTAAAGAGACTGTGTGCTTTCAACTCAAGACTCCGACCTGTATCTCTAGGTCACACCCTCTTGTGGCTGGGTCCTATGGGTTCAAAACCCTGAGGAGCATTTTTCAGCCTGCCGCAGCCCCGGAAGAAGCTCTGCGGCAGTCCCTGCGCCTAGTCCTGTTCCTTAGAGGCCCAGTCACGTCCCCACAAAGATCCTAAGGTTTCCCGGAAAGAATcaggctctctcttctctctctttttctctttctctttctctccttctctctctctctctctcctctttctcccacccCCCCCGCCAGCCACGCCCCTCTCGCTCACGCATCAGGTCCCGCCCTAGCACCGCACCCTACATTAGGCCCCGCCCACCTGAGAAGCCCAGGTCCAGTAGCACTGCCCGGCGGCGGTCTCGGACGCTGCTGATCTGCTGAAAGCGCACGTCCAGCAGCAAGAAGGCCACGCAGGCGATGAAGGCCCCTAGACCTAGTACGACGCCGAAGCGGCAGGCTCCCGCGTTTCCGTTGAAGACGCAGCGCAGTTCTGGACCACTGTCCGAGTTCACGTAGCCCTCATTGACAATCGGCCCGAACACCGCAATAGAAAACACCTGCAGAGCAGCAAGCTGAACCTCAAGCCACTGCCTGAGGCATCTGTCCCCCCTGTCAAGAGTTCAAGTCTCcaccgggcgtgatggcgcacgcctttaatcccaggcagaggcaggtggatttctgagttcgaggccagcctggtttacaaagtgagttctatacagagaaaccctgtctcgaaaaaacaaaaacaaaaacaaaaacaaaaaaagagttcaggTCCCCATACCTGCCCCAGAGTTCCTTGCAGCACCGAACCCATTTCCCACATGTACTGCgctattattgaaaataaagaagCATTTAAGGAGTAATTAAAACTGCTACTTacaccaggcggtggtggcgcacgccttttatcccagcacttgagaggcagaggcaggcagactcagttcgaggccagcctggtctacagagtgagttccaggacagccagagctatacagagaaatcctgtctcgaaaaaccaaagccaaaacaaaacaaaacctgctgTTTACATTCACATTTGCATGGAGGTgcagcatgcctgtaatctcaacaatCGATCGGAGGTGGAGTAAGAAGGATCAGAGGAAGACAGCCTTGGCTACAAGAGACTAATACAGGGCTaatgatatggctcagtggttaagagcactggctgttctttcagaggacctgtgttcacttctcagcacccacatggcagctgcaGACTGTAACTCAGTTACAGGTGATCTAGTGACCTCTCTGGCCTTTGCTGGTAGCAGACACACGTGGTGCACATGACATATTTGCAGTCAAAACACCTATAAACAAAaataccagaaagaaagaaaaaagaaaaaaaaataccagaggCGCCACTCTTAACCTCTTTATAAGGGGGGTATATTAGGGTTCACATTGTACTTCTCAGGGCAGTCACCCCTCAGGTCTTAGAACCTTATGGCCTCCCAGAGTTTACTTGAAACATGGAAACAGGAACCTTCACCTACATCGATGGTTTCCAGGGTTGTGGTGGGCCAGTGCACTGTGGAGAGTGAAGTCACGGGGCAGCTGTCTAGAGAAATATGCAAGCCTTTCCCTTTTCAAACCTGACCTCTTCACGtaggacctgtgtgtgtgtgctcctcaGTGTCCCACATGGTGTTAAGGAGCCTCGCTTGGAATGCTGGGTCCAAGAATGTCCACCAGCAATAGTGGGCATTTCAGAATAGATTTCCGTGAGTAGTCAGTTATAATATCAGTAAAGAGCATTGAGGCTCTAAAGGTGACCACTGATTTCTAAGGTTTGATCCAATCTCAGTACCTTCTGCCCACCAACTAGTTCTCCAAGGCAGGACAGAGGCAAACCACAGTCATTTTAGTGCAGATGTCTAGGACATTTCTAAGAAACGTCCTCTGGTCTCAACTCCTATCATTCCACAATTCTCAATTAAACTCCTTGATAATGTAGTCATGAAAAATGCCACAGCATGCTCATGTTTCTTGAAAGCAATCCACAAGTCAGGACCAGAAGACTGTTCCTCCTACAGTCCACGAGGTCTtaggtgagggggtggggggtgctccACCCTGGGAACCGCCCTCTGCCAATAGGGCAGATTAGAGGACTGCCAGATAGACAGAATCCAAAATCCAGAACTTAGCACCCATCTCCTAAATGCCTAGGACAGGGAAGACATTCGCTAATGGGATAGATCACTCCCCGTCTGTAGCTTCCATGCCATTTCCAGGAAGCCCTCCCAGATGAGCCCCTTCTAGCTACAGCAATAAGGACCCTCCTTATCCTCCTTTAACTCACAGCTAGACCTGAGGGGTCTAGGAAGAACCGCTCCGTTCAAATGAGCCTGGTGGATTTGTGATCAGGCAAAGGGAAGAAACTGCGCATTCCCCTTGGCTCCAGTACCCCCTCTTCCATCTGGAATTCAATCCCTGATTCACTGGGAGAATCACATCCGCAACTCTGTGCCTGCTTCCAGGTCGTGGGAACCGGAAAAATGAAAAGACTGAGGAAAGGGACTGGATTAGACTTAAAGAGGAATTGAGGGCAGGGGGAGACCAGCGGTGACCTCTCAAGGTCTATTGGTAACAGACGTCCCTTCCCCCGCCCGCAGGTGGGCGCGCCTAGCCATGTGACGTCACCTCAACctgcgggcgggggggggggagggaccgGCGGAGAGGAGGGTGAGGGGCGATGCGCAGGGGGTGGGTAAGGGTGGGGGATAAGGGATGCTAAGAGaggcaggggacagggaaggggccAGCTTAGGGACCACTCACCCAGGACACGACCCGCAACAGGGTCTGGGGCCGCCGCGCAAAGCTCACGGGATCAAAGGCAGCTCCCGCACGGCCCGCGCCAAAGGATGCTCCCTCCATTGCGGGACCTGTGCCTTCTGTCCGTTTGTCCCACCGGCCTGCCCTGCCGGAGACCGCCCGGGGCTGAAGCTGAGGCTGCTGATGCTGTGGATGCTGCCTCTGCCGCCGCCTCCCGGGAGCGCGCGTCGGCTGCGACGGGGGCGCGCGGGGCGGGGCTGAGACAGCGCCCCCGACTAGGTCCACGCGCCGGGGTCTGAGCCCTGCCCTCGATCCTTCCCACTCGCTCTACCCCGTATGACGGAGTTGGAGATGGGGACATTCTCAGGAGACACAGAACGAAGCCCTTATGGGGTTTAGAGGTGGGCAAGAGAAGGTAGGCTCAGATTTTGTCATAGACAAAAAGAGCATCGACAGAAGGACAAGTGCATCATCCTGCTTCTCTGATCAGGAGAGCCTTTTGGTGAGTATgtaagaggaaactgaggcccagcatCTTGACCTTTACATTCAGGAAGAGAGAACGAGCCCCCAACCTCAGAAGACCAGAGGTAAATCTCTGGGGGCTTTCTCATTAGCCCTTGAATCAAGAAAAGCTCAGCTCAGAGATGTGCGCACTTGAGTTGCCTGTGGCTCACATCTCCCCTGTATTCTGGCTTCT contains:
- the Znf598 gene encoding E3 ubiquitin-protein ligase ZNF598 isoform X2, coding for MAAAAAAAGAEGRRAALEAVAAPERGGGSCVLCCGDLEATALGRCDHPVCYRCSTKMRVLCEQRYCAVCREELRQVVFGKKLPAFALIPIHQLQHEKKYDIYFADGKVFALYRQLLQHECPRCPHLPPFSLFGDLEQHMRKQHELFCCKLCLKHLKIFTYERKWYSRKDLARHRMQGDPDDTSHRGHPLCKFCDERYLDNDELLKHLRRDHYFCHFCDSDGAQDYYSDYAYLREHFREKHFLCEEGRCSTEQFTHAFRTEIDLKAHKTACHSRSRAEARQNRQIDLQFSFAPRHSRRSEGVVSGEDYEEVDRYNRQGRAGRASGRGAQQNRRGSWREEEDREVAAAIRASVAAQQQEETQRVEDREEGSRPKKEEAAARVPEESRGHRRLPRAQGEGSGSKEASANGPVSQEAFPATGPGPVVAPSNTLPPPSPELKEEDFPSLCASSSSCCTALTPGSVSLALAYPGPHRGKKTFQEEDFPALVSSAPKPSSAPSSLISAWNSGCSKKGNLPTPGPQAVVGGGQPPRKAGKGSRGGRKGGPAPVDEEDSGGLTVQELRSVPTMVAVSSLLAPATNQSSAKVGKKKKVGSEKPGATSSPLLPPDHTPKPSGTEQVLEAPLSKAEVPVTIVNGHSEGSALARSAPKEPPGLPRPLGPLPCPIPQEDFPALGGPCPPRMPPPPGFSTVVLLKGTPPPPPPPPGLVPPISKPPPGFSSLLPSSHSACAPSPTSTTTTTTKTPRPAPTPRAYLEPENFRERNLQLIQSIKDFLQSDEACFSKFKSHSGEFRQGMISAAQYYKSCRDLLGESFQKIFSELLALLPDTAKQQELLSAHTDFCSREKPPNPRSKKNKKNVWQTSTQQLGLDCCVCPTCQQVLAHGDVSSHQALHAAQDDDFPSLQAIARIIT
- the Syngr3 gene encoding synaptogyrin-3; protein product: MEGASFGAGRAGAAFDPVSFARRPQTLLRVVSWVFSIAVFGPIVNEGYVNSDSGPELRCVFNGNAGACRFGVVLGLGAFIACVAFLLLDVRFQQISSVRDRRRAVLLDLGFSGVWSFLWFVGFCFLTNQWQRTAPGPGTAQAGDAARAAIAFSFFSILSWVALTVKALQRFRLGTDMSLFATDQLGTGAAQAYPGYPVGSGVEGTETYQSPPFTETLDTNSKGYQVPAY
- the Znf598 gene encoding E3 ubiquitin-protein ligase ZNF598 isoform X1; its protein translation is MAAAAAAAGAEGRRAALEAVAAPERGGGSCVLCCGDLEATALGRCDHPVCYRCSTKMRVLCEQRYCAVCREELRQVVFGKKLPAFALIPIHQLQHEKKYDIYFADGKVFALYRQLLQHECPRCPHLPPFSLFGDLEQHMRKQHELFCCKLCLKHLKIFTYERKWYSRKDLARHRMQGDPDDTSHRGHPLCKFCDERYLDNDELLKHLRRDHYFCHFCDSDGAQDYYSDYAYLREHFREKHFLCEEGRCSTEQFTHAFRTEIDLKAHKTACHSRSRAEARQNRQIDLQFSFAPRHSRRSEGVVSGEDYEEVDRYNRQGRAGRASGRGAQQNRRGSWRYKREEEDREVAAAIRASVAAQQQEETQRVEDREEGSRPKKEEAAARVPEESRGHRRLPRAQGEGSGSKEASANGPVSQEAFPATGPGPVVAPSNTLPPPSPELKEEDFPSLCASSSSCCTALTPGSVSLALAYPGPHRGKKTFQEEDFPALVSSAPKPSSAPSSLISAWNSGCSKKGNLPTPGPQAVVGGGQPPRKAGKGSRGGRKGGPAPVDEEDSGGLTVQELRSVPTMVAVSSLLAPATNQSSAKVGKKKKVGSEKPGATSSPLLPPDHTPKPSGTEQVLEAPLSKAEVPVTIVNGHSEGSALARSAPKEPPGLPRPLGPLPCPIPQEDFPALGGPCPPRMPPPPGFSTVVLLKGTPPPPPPPPGLVPPISKPPPGFSSLLPSSHSACAPSPTSTTTTTTKTPRPAPTPRAYLEPENFRERNLQLIQSIKDFLQSDEACFSKFKSHSGEFRQGMISAAQYYKSCRDLLGESFQKIFSELLALLPDTAKQQELLSAHTDFCSREKPPNPRSKKNKKNVWQTSTQQLGLDCCVCPTCQQVLAHGDVSSHQALHAAQDDDFPSLQAIARIIT